GTTTCATGGTACGATAATGAGTGGGGATATTCTAGCAGAATCGTTGATTTAGCTGAATATATGGCTAAAAAGGGCTTATAAAATCGAAGAGATAAAAAATATAGACCTTTCAATTGAAAGGTCTATATTTTTTTCCATTTTTATTTTAGGCACTTGAAATTGAACATAGAGCTTTAAATTCAGTGCAACTTAAAGCTTTTTAGTAGGAACCAGCAAATTTTATTTTTTAATAAATAGGATAAATTTAGAAATGATGATATAATATATAATGGATAAAATAATGCTATAGAAATTATTGGGAATTAAGTTGGCGGGGTGGTATTATGCAGCAACAAATAGACTGGAAGAAATTATTAATTCCATATGACAATGCAGTGGAAGAGCTTAAAGTTAAATTTAAGGGAATCCGTAGGGAATTGAGAAGTATTGGAGAATATTCCCCAATTGAGTTCGTTACAGGTAGGGTGAAGAAGGTTTCAAGCATATTGGAGAAGGCTGAAAAATTAGATGTTGCCATTGAAGATGTAGAAGATGGTATTGAAGATATCGCAGGGATTCGAATCATGTGCCAATTTGTTGAAGATATCTACACTGTTGTGGACTATATTCGAGAGCGTGATGGATATGACCTAGATATTGTCTATGAAAAGGACTATATTGATAATTTTAAGCCCAGTGGATATCGAAGCTACCATATCGTTATCCGATACCCAATTCAAACCGCAATGGGGCCTAAGAAAATATTGGCAGAAATTCAAATTAGAACTTTAGCGATGAACTTTTGGGGGACCATAGAACATTCCTTGAAATATAAATATAAGCATAATATACCGGAGCATGTGACTGAGCGGTTAATCAAAGCGGCAGACGCGGCATTTCGATTAGATCAAGAGATGTCCCAAATCAGGCATGAGATCCGTCAAGCACAGAAATTATTTGAGATACGCTCCAATACAGTATCCGATATTTTAGGAGATATCTATTCCCTATATTCTGCAGGTAGAATCGCTGAGGCAACAGGGCTTCAAGAGAA
Above is a genomic segment from Alkaliphilus oremlandii OhILAs containing:
- a CDS encoding GTP pyrophosphokinase, whose translation is MQQQIDWKKLLIPYDNAVEELKVKFKGIRRELRSIGEYSPIEFVTGRVKKVSSILEKAEKLDVAIEDVEDGIEDIAGIRIMCQFVEDIYTVVDYIRERDGYDLDIVYEKDYIDNFKPSGYRSYHIVIRYPIQTAMGPKKILAEIQIRTLAMNFWGTIEHSLKYKYKHNIPEHVTERLIKAADAAFRLDQEMSQIRHEIRQAQKLFEIRSNTVSDILGDIYSLYSAGRIAEATGLQEKFTEIWNKGDISELKSFSKEVDRIIEHIEDEI